The Magnolia sinica isolate HGM2019 chromosome 10, MsV1, whole genome shotgun sequence genome includes a window with the following:
- the LOC131217538 gene encoding uncharacterized protein LOC131217538 yields MDPLKYLFKKPALTSRIAKWQLLFSEFDITYVTQKAIKGQALADHLAAHSLPDYQPLKTFFLDEDILFIEGEEERKAGEWTLFFDGAANSKGSGVRAILYSPDDVSIPISRRLAFNYTNNVIAYEACIAGLREAIILNVKRLRVFGDSQLIINQTNSE; encoded by the coding sequence ATGGATCCATTAAAATACCTGTTCAAAAAGCCGGCATTAACAAGCAGGATCGCAAAATGGCAACTGCTATTTTCTGAGTTTGACATCACTTATGTCACTCAgaaagcaatcaaggggcaagcacttGCCGACCACCTAGCAGCACACTCTTTGCCTGATTATCAAccattgaagaccttcttccTTGATGAGGATATCCTCTTTATCgagggagaagaagagaggaaagcaGGAGAatggacactcttcttcgacgGAGCCGCTAATTCAAAAGGAAGTGGAGTAAGAGCAATACTCTATTCCCCTGATGACGTCTCGATCCCTATCTCCAGACGGTTGGCATTTAATTACACCAACAATGTGATTGCATATGAAGCATGTATCGCCGGTCtaagagaagccatcatcctcaatGTGAAAAGATTGCGAGTCTTCGGAGATTCACAACTTATCATCAACCAGACAAACAGTGAATGA